The Rhinolophus sinicus isolate RSC01 linkage group LG09, ASM3656204v1, whole genome shotgun sequence genome includes a window with the following:
- the NFE2L3 gene encoding nuclear factor erythroid 2-related factor 3 isoform X3 has product MKYLKPWWSDGGGLLHLTILLSLAGLHLDVELDLYLLLPTPTLLQDELLVAGGRTNPAYALSPFPASGGWGRADHLHPKGREPDPEAEREGQLLREVRALGVPFIPRTRVDAWLVHSVAAGDADGAHGLLGAAAASSAGAVGASADGGGQAAPESGGDPRAAPSSPLAAGELEETPAEPTAQVRNASGGASERHLNGTDTSFSLEDVFQLLSSQPENSLEGISLGDLPFPGSIHDGVNSSVHYNVNFSQAISHDVNLHEAMLLCPDSTFRRDSVARTLQPQEPFLQFSSHTINPEQTLPGTNLTGFLPLPDHQMRNLTSEDLYDLDINIFDEINLMSLATEGFEPMEVSRLFEEPDSDSGLSLNSSHESSSVTKSNSVCAGAIGSRSHLESLSHHVLEGAVGGYCPETSILCHVDHRSASGFHGDLAFQHILHNHTYHLQPSTPESTPESFSWPGKSQKVKSRYQNDTDRNLSRDERRAKALHIPFSVDEIVCMPVDSFNSMLSRYYLTDLQVSLIRDIRRRGKNKVAAQNCRKRKLDIILNLEDDVCNLQAKKETLKRERAQCNKAINIMKQKLHDLYHDIFSRLRDEEGRPVNPNQYALQCSHDGSVWVVPKELVTSGHKKENQKGKRKTERRN; this is encoded by the exons ATGAAGTACCTGAAGCCGTGGTGGTCCGACGGCGGCGGCCTCCTGCACCTCACTATCCTGCTGAGCTTGGCGGGGCTCCACCTGGACGTGGAACTGGACCTCTACCTGCTGCTCCCGACGCCAACCCTGCTCCAGGATGAACTGCTGGTCGCGGGCGGCCGGACGAATCCCGCATACGCGCTCAGCCCCTTCCCGGCCTCGGGAGGGTGGGGGCGCGCGGACCACCTTCACCCCAAAGGCCGGGAGCCGGACCCCGAGGCGGAGCGCGAGGGCCAGCTGCTCCGGGAAGTGCGCGCGCTGGGGGTCCCATTCATCCCCCGTACCCGCGTGGATGCGTGGCTGGTGCACAGCGTGGCGGCCGGGGACGCCGACGGGGCCCACGGGCTGCTAGGCGCCGCCGCTGCCTCGTCGGCAGGAGCGGTCGGCGCCAGTGCCGACGGCGGCGGCCAGGCTGCTCCGGAGAGTGGCGGGGACCCCCGAGCGGCTCCAAGTAGCCCTTTGGCCGCTGGGGAGTTGGAGGAGACACCGGCGGAACCGACGGCTCAAGTGCGGAACGCCAGCGGAGGCGCGAGCGAG agacATCTAAATGGGACCGACACATCTTTCTCTCTGGAAGACGTTTTTCAGCTGCTTTCATCACAGCCTGAAAATTCACTAGAG GGCATCTCACTGGGAGATCTTCCTTTTCCAGGAAGTATCCATGATGGCGTGAATTCTTCAGTACATTATAATGTAAATTTCAGCCAGGCTATCAGTCACGATGTGAATCTCCATGAGGCCATGTTGCTGTGTCCTGACAGTACATTTAGAAGAGATTCAGTAGCAAGGACTTTGCAGCCCCAAGAACCGTTTCTGCAGTTCAGTTCTCATACCATCAATCCTGAACAGACCCTTCCTGGAACTAATCTGACAGGATTTCTTCCACTTCCTGACCATCAGATGAGGAATCTAACAAGCGAAGACCTGTATGACCTTGATATAAACATATTTGACGAGATAAACTTAATGTCTTTGGCTACAGAAGGTTTTGAGCCAATGGAGGTTTCTCGCCTTTTTGAAGAACCAGATTCTGATTCTGGACTTTCCTTGAATTCAAGCCATGAGAGCAGCTCTGTCACCAAGTCTAATTCTGTGTGTGCAGGTGCTATAGGTTCCAGAAGTCATCTTGAATCGCTTTCCCACCATGTCTTAGAAGGCGCTGTAGGAGGCTACTGCCCAGAGACCAGTATACTTTGTCATGTGGACCACAGGAGTGCTTCTGGTTTCCATGGCGACCTTGCATTTCAACACATACTCCATAACCACACTTACCACTTACAACCAAGTACACCAGAATCCACTCCTGAGTCTTTTTCATGGCCTGGGAAatcacaaaaagtaaaaagtaggTACCAGAATGACACAGACAGAAACTTAAGCCGTGATGAACGCCGTGCTAAAGCTCTGCACATCCCTTTTTCTGTAGATGAAATTGTCTGCATGCCTGTTGATTCTTTCAACAGTATGCTAAGCAGGTACTACCTAACAGATTTACAGGTGTCACTCATCCGTGACATCCGAcgaagagggaaaaataaagttgCTGCTCAGAACTGTCGTAAGCGCAAACTGGACATCATTTTGAATCTAGAAGATGATGTATGTAACTTGCAAGCAAAGAAGGAAACCCTCAAGAGAGAGCGAGCCCAGTGTAACAAAGCTATTAACATAATGAAACAGAAATTGCATGACCTTTATCATGATATTTTTAGTAGGTTAAGAGATGAGGAAGGTAGACCAGTCAATCCAAACCAATATGCTCTTCAGTGCAGCCATGATGGAAGTGTTTGGGTTGTACCTAAGGAACTGGTGACCTCAGGccacaaaaaggaaaaccaaaagggaaagagaaaaactgagagAAGAAATTGA
- the NFE2L3 gene encoding nuclear factor erythroid 2-related factor 3 isoform X1: MKYLKPWWSDGGGLLHLTILLSLAGLHLDVELDLYLLLPTPTLLQDELLVAGGRTNPAYALSPFPASGGWGRADHLHPKGREPDPEAEREGQLLREVRALGVPFIPRTRVDAWLVHSVAAGDADGAHGLLGAAAASSAGAVGASADGGGQAAPESGGDPRAAPSSPLAAGELEETPAEPTAQVRNASGGASEENEVLRAMGHSSQHEENDQRVSAPKEKSLQKNEDENKIADKPEWEAEKTTESRNERHLNGTDTSFSLEDVFQLLSSQPENSLEGISLGDLPFPGSIHDGVNSSVHYNVNFSQAISHDVNLHEAMLLCPDSTFRRDSVARTLQPQEPFLQFSSHTINPEQTLPGTNLTGFLPLPDHQMRNLTSEDLYDLDINIFDEINLMSLATEGFEPMEVSRLFEEPDSDSGLSLNSSHESSSVTKSNSVCAGAIGSRSHLESLSHHVLEGAVGGYCPETSILCHVDHRSASGFHGDLAFQHILHNHTYHLQPSTPESTPESFSWPGKSQKVKSRYQNDTDRNLSRDERRAKALHIPFSVDEIVCMPVDSFNSMLSRYYLTDLQVSLIRDIRRRGKNKVAAQNCRKRKLDIILNLEDDVCNLQAKKETLKRERAQCNKAINIMKQKLHDLYHDIFSRLRDEEGRPVNPNQYALQCSHDGSVWVVPKELVTSGHKKENQKGKRKTERRN, translated from the exons ATGAAGTACCTGAAGCCGTGGTGGTCCGACGGCGGCGGCCTCCTGCACCTCACTATCCTGCTGAGCTTGGCGGGGCTCCACCTGGACGTGGAACTGGACCTCTACCTGCTGCTCCCGACGCCAACCCTGCTCCAGGATGAACTGCTGGTCGCGGGCGGCCGGACGAATCCCGCATACGCGCTCAGCCCCTTCCCGGCCTCGGGAGGGTGGGGGCGCGCGGACCACCTTCACCCCAAAGGCCGGGAGCCGGACCCCGAGGCGGAGCGCGAGGGCCAGCTGCTCCGGGAAGTGCGCGCGCTGGGGGTCCCATTCATCCCCCGTACCCGCGTGGATGCGTGGCTGGTGCACAGCGTGGCGGCCGGGGACGCCGACGGGGCCCACGGGCTGCTAGGCGCCGCCGCTGCCTCGTCGGCAGGAGCGGTCGGCGCCAGTGCCGACGGCGGCGGCCAGGCTGCTCCGGAGAGTGGCGGGGACCCCCGAGCGGCTCCAAGTAGCCCTTTGGCCGCTGGGGAGTTGGAGGAGACACCGGCGGAACCGACGGCTCAAGTGCGGAACGCCAGCGGAGGCGCGAGCGAG GAGAATGAGGTACTAAGAGCTATGGGTCACAGTTCCCAGCATGAGGAAAATGATCAAAGAGTGTCAGCCCCGAAGGAAAAATCACTACAGAAGAacgaagatgaaaataaaatagcagataAACCTGAGTGGGAGGCAGAAAAGACCACTGAATCTAGAAATGAG agacATCTAAATGGGACCGACACATCTTTCTCTCTGGAAGACGTTTTTCAGCTGCTTTCATCACAGCCTGAAAATTCACTAGAG GGCATCTCACTGGGAGATCTTCCTTTTCCAGGAAGTATCCATGATGGCGTGAATTCTTCAGTACATTATAATGTAAATTTCAGCCAGGCTATCAGTCACGATGTGAATCTCCATGAGGCCATGTTGCTGTGTCCTGACAGTACATTTAGAAGAGATTCAGTAGCAAGGACTTTGCAGCCCCAAGAACCGTTTCTGCAGTTCAGTTCTCATACCATCAATCCTGAACAGACCCTTCCTGGAACTAATCTGACAGGATTTCTTCCACTTCCTGACCATCAGATGAGGAATCTAACAAGCGAAGACCTGTATGACCTTGATATAAACATATTTGACGAGATAAACTTAATGTCTTTGGCTACAGAAGGTTTTGAGCCAATGGAGGTTTCTCGCCTTTTTGAAGAACCAGATTCTGATTCTGGACTTTCCTTGAATTCAAGCCATGAGAGCAGCTCTGTCACCAAGTCTAATTCTGTGTGTGCAGGTGCTATAGGTTCCAGAAGTCATCTTGAATCGCTTTCCCACCATGTCTTAGAAGGCGCTGTAGGAGGCTACTGCCCAGAGACCAGTATACTTTGTCATGTGGACCACAGGAGTGCTTCTGGTTTCCATGGCGACCTTGCATTTCAACACATACTCCATAACCACACTTACCACTTACAACCAAGTACACCAGAATCCACTCCTGAGTCTTTTTCATGGCCTGGGAAatcacaaaaagtaaaaagtaggTACCAGAATGACACAGACAGAAACTTAAGCCGTGATGAACGCCGTGCTAAAGCTCTGCACATCCCTTTTTCTGTAGATGAAATTGTCTGCATGCCTGTTGATTCTTTCAACAGTATGCTAAGCAGGTACTACCTAACAGATTTACAGGTGTCACTCATCCGTGACATCCGAcgaagagggaaaaataaagttgCTGCTCAGAACTGTCGTAAGCGCAAACTGGACATCATTTTGAATCTAGAAGATGATGTATGTAACTTGCAAGCAAAGAAGGAAACCCTCAAGAGAGAGCGAGCCCAGTGTAACAAAGCTATTAACATAATGAAACAGAAATTGCATGACCTTTATCATGATATTTTTAGTAGGTTAAGAGATGAGGAAGGTAGACCAGTCAATCCAAACCAATATGCTCTTCAGTGCAGCCATGATGGAAGTGTTTGGGTTGTACCTAAGGAACTGGTGACCTCAGGccacaaaaaggaaaaccaaaagggaaagagaaaaactgagagAAGAAATTGA
- the NFE2L3 gene encoding nuclear factor erythroid 2-related factor 3 isoform X4, with the protein MKYLKPWWSDGGGLLHLTILLSLAGLHLDVELDLYLLLPTPTLLQDELLVAGGRTNPAYALSPFPASGGWGRADHLHPKGREPDPEAEREGQLLREVRALGVPFIPRTRVDAWLVHSVAAGDADGAHGLLGAAAASSAGAVGASADGGGQAAPESGGDPRAAPSSPLAAGELEETPAEPTAQVRNASGGASEGISLGDLPFPGSIHDGVNSSVHYNVNFSQAISHDVNLHEAMLLCPDSTFRRDSVARTLQPQEPFLQFSSHTINPEQTLPGTNLTGFLPLPDHQMRNLTSEDLYDLDINIFDEINLMSLATEGFEPMEVSRLFEEPDSDSGLSLNSSHESSSVTKSNSVCAGAIGSRSHLESLSHHVLEGAVGGYCPETSILCHVDHRSASGFHGDLAFQHILHNHTYHLQPSTPESTPESFSWPGKSQKVKSRYQNDTDRNLSRDERRAKALHIPFSVDEIVCMPVDSFNSMLSRYYLTDLQVSLIRDIRRRGKNKVAAQNCRKRKLDIILNLEDDVCNLQAKKETLKRERAQCNKAINIMKQKLHDLYHDIFSRLRDEEGRPVNPNQYALQCSHDGSVWVVPKELVTSGHKKENQKGKRKTERRN; encoded by the exons ATGAAGTACCTGAAGCCGTGGTGGTCCGACGGCGGCGGCCTCCTGCACCTCACTATCCTGCTGAGCTTGGCGGGGCTCCACCTGGACGTGGAACTGGACCTCTACCTGCTGCTCCCGACGCCAACCCTGCTCCAGGATGAACTGCTGGTCGCGGGCGGCCGGACGAATCCCGCATACGCGCTCAGCCCCTTCCCGGCCTCGGGAGGGTGGGGGCGCGCGGACCACCTTCACCCCAAAGGCCGGGAGCCGGACCCCGAGGCGGAGCGCGAGGGCCAGCTGCTCCGGGAAGTGCGCGCGCTGGGGGTCCCATTCATCCCCCGTACCCGCGTGGATGCGTGGCTGGTGCACAGCGTGGCGGCCGGGGACGCCGACGGGGCCCACGGGCTGCTAGGCGCCGCCGCTGCCTCGTCGGCAGGAGCGGTCGGCGCCAGTGCCGACGGCGGCGGCCAGGCTGCTCCGGAGAGTGGCGGGGACCCCCGAGCGGCTCCAAGTAGCCCTTTGGCCGCTGGGGAGTTGGAGGAGACACCGGCGGAACCGACGGCTCAAGTGCGGAACGCCAGCGGAGGCGCGAGCGAG GGCATCTCACTGGGAGATCTTCCTTTTCCAGGAAGTATCCATGATGGCGTGAATTCTTCAGTACATTATAATGTAAATTTCAGCCAGGCTATCAGTCACGATGTGAATCTCCATGAGGCCATGTTGCTGTGTCCTGACAGTACATTTAGAAGAGATTCAGTAGCAAGGACTTTGCAGCCCCAAGAACCGTTTCTGCAGTTCAGTTCTCATACCATCAATCCTGAACAGACCCTTCCTGGAACTAATCTGACAGGATTTCTTCCACTTCCTGACCATCAGATGAGGAATCTAACAAGCGAAGACCTGTATGACCTTGATATAAACATATTTGACGAGATAAACTTAATGTCTTTGGCTACAGAAGGTTTTGAGCCAATGGAGGTTTCTCGCCTTTTTGAAGAACCAGATTCTGATTCTGGACTTTCCTTGAATTCAAGCCATGAGAGCAGCTCTGTCACCAAGTCTAATTCTGTGTGTGCAGGTGCTATAGGTTCCAGAAGTCATCTTGAATCGCTTTCCCACCATGTCTTAGAAGGCGCTGTAGGAGGCTACTGCCCAGAGACCAGTATACTTTGTCATGTGGACCACAGGAGTGCTTCTGGTTTCCATGGCGACCTTGCATTTCAACACATACTCCATAACCACACTTACCACTTACAACCAAGTACACCAGAATCCACTCCTGAGTCTTTTTCATGGCCTGGGAAatcacaaaaagtaaaaagtaggTACCAGAATGACACAGACAGAAACTTAAGCCGTGATGAACGCCGTGCTAAAGCTCTGCACATCCCTTTTTCTGTAGATGAAATTGTCTGCATGCCTGTTGATTCTTTCAACAGTATGCTAAGCAGGTACTACCTAACAGATTTACAGGTGTCACTCATCCGTGACATCCGAcgaagagggaaaaataaagttgCTGCTCAGAACTGTCGTAAGCGCAAACTGGACATCATTTTGAATCTAGAAGATGATGTATGTAACTTGCAAGCAAAGAAGGAAACCCTCAAGAGAGAGCGAGCCCAGTGTAACAAAGCTATTAACATAATGAAACAGAAATTGCATGACCTTTATCATGATATTTTTAGTAGGTTAAGAGATGAGGAAGGTAGACCAGTCAATCCAAACCAATATGCTCTTCAGTGCAGCCATGATGGAAGTGTTTGGGTTGTACCTAAGGAACTGGTGACCTCAGGccacaaaaaggaaaaccaaaagggaaagagaaaaactgagagAAGAAATTGA
- the NFE2L3 gene encoding nuclear factor erythroid 2-related factor 3 isoform X2, with translation MKYLKPWWSDGGGLLHLTILLSLAGLHLDVELDLYLLLPTPTLLQDELLVAGGRTNPAYALSPFPASGGWGRADHLHPKGREPDPEAEREGQLLREVRALGVPFIPRTRVDAWLVHSVAAGDADGAHGLLGAAAASSAGAVGASADGGGQAAPESGGDPRAAPSSPLAAGELEETPAEPTAQVRNASGGASEENEVLRAMGHSSQHEENDQRVSAPKEKSLQKNEDENKIADKPEWEAEKTTESRNEGISLGDLPFPGSIHDGVNSSVHYNVNFSQAISHDVNLHEAMLLCPDSTFRRDSVARTLQPQEPFLQFSSHTINPEQTLPGTNLTGFLPLPDHQMRNLTSEDLYDLDINIFDEINLMSLATEGFEPMEVSRLFEEPDSDSGLSLNSSHESSSVTKSNSVCAGAIGSRSHLESLSHHVLEGAVGGYCPETSILCHVDHRSASGFHGDLAFQHILHNHTYHLQPSTPESTPESFSWPGKSQKVKSRYQNDTDRNLSRDERRAKALHIPFSVDEIVCMPVDSFNSMLSRYYLTDLQVSLIRDIRRRGKNKVAAQNCRKRKLDIILNLEDDVCNLQAKKETLKRERAQCNKAINIMKQKLHDLYHDIFSRLRDEEGRPVNPNQYALQCSHDGSVWVVPKELVTSGHKKENQKGKRKTERRN, from the exons ATGAAGTACCTGAAGCCGTGGTGGTCCGACGGCGGCGGCCTCCTGCACCTCACTATCCTGCTGAGCTTGGCGGGGCTCCACCTGGACGTGGAACTGGACCTCTACCTGCTGCTCCCGACGCCAACCCTGCTCCAGGATGAACTGCTGGTCGCGGGCGGCCGGACGAATCCCGCATACGCGCTCAGCCCCTTCCCGGCCTCGGGAGGGTGGGGGCGCGCGGACCACCTTCACCCCAAAGGCCGGGAGCCGGACCCCGAGGCGGAGCGCGAGGGCCAGCTGCTCCGGGAAGTGCGCGCGCTGGGGGTCCCATTCATCCCCCGTACCCGCGTGGATGCGTGGCTGGTGCACAGCGTGGCGGCCGGGGACGCCGACGGGGCCCACGGGCTGCTAGGCGCCGCCGCTGCCTCGTCGGCAGGAGCGGTCGGCGCCAGTGCCGACGGCGGCGGCCAGGCTGCTCCGGAGAGTGGCGGGGACCCCCGAGCGGCTCCAAGTAGCCCTTTGGCCGCTGGGGAGTTGGAGGAGACACCGGCGGAACCGACGGCTCAAGTGCGGAACGCCAGCGGAGGCGCGAGCGAG GAGAATGAGGTACTAAGAGCTATGGGTCACAGTTCCCAGCATGAGGAAAATGATCAAAGAGTGTCAGCCCCGAAGGAAAAATCACTACAGAAGAacgaagatgaaaataaaatagcagataAACCTGAGTGGGAGGCAGAAAAGACCACTGAATCTAGAAATGAG GGCATCTCACTGGGAGATCTTCCTTTTCCAGGAAGTATCCATGATGGCGTGAATTCTTCAGTACATTATAATGTAAATTTCAGCCAGGCTATCAGTCACGATGTGAATCTCCATGAGGCCATGTTGCTGTGTCCTGACAGTACATTTAGAAGAGATTCAGTAGCAAGGACTTTGCAGCCCCAAGAACCGTTTCTGCAGTTCAGTTCTCATACCATCAATCCTGAACAGACCCTTCCTGGAACTAATCTGACAGGATTTCTTCCACTTCCTGACCATCAGATGAGGAATCTAACAAGCGAAGACCTGTATGACCTTGATATAAACATATTTGACGAGATAAACTTAATGTCTTTGGCTACAGAAGGTTTTGAGCCAATGGAGGTTTCTCGCCTTTTTGAAGAACCAGATTCTGATTCTGGACTTTCCTTGAATTCAAGCCATGAGAGCAGCTCTGTCACCAAGTCTAATTCTGTGTGTGCAGGTGCTATAGGTTCCAGAAGTCATCTTGAATCGCTTTCCCACCATGTCTTAGAAGGCGCTGTAGGAGGCTACTGCCCAGAGACCAGTATACTTTGTCATGTGGACCACAGGAGTGCTTCTGGTTTCCATGGCGACCTTGCATTTCAACACATACTCCATAACCACACTTACCACTTACAACCAAGTACACCAGAATCCACTCCTGAGTCTTTTTCATGGCCTGGGAAatcacaaaaagtaaaaagtaggTACCAGAATGACACAGACAGAAACTTAAGCCGTGATGAACGCCGTGCTAAAGCTCTGCACATCCCTTTTTCTGTAGATGAAATTGTCTGCATGCCTGTTGATTCTTTCAACAGTATGCTAAGCAGGTACTACCTAACAGATTTACAGGTGTCACTCATCCGTGACATCCGAcgaagagggaaaaataaagttgCTGCTCAGAACTGTCGTAAGCGCAAACTGGACATCATTTTGAATCTAGAAGATGATGTATGTAACTTGCAAGCAAAGAAGGAAACCCTCAAGAGAGAGCGAGCCCAGTGTAACAAAGCTATTAACATAATGAAACAGAAATTGCATGACCTTTATCATGATATTTTTAGTAGGTTAAGAGATGAGGAAGGTAGACCAGTCAATCCAAACCAATATGCTCTTCAGTGCAGCCATGATGGAAGTGTTTGGGTTGTACCTAAGGAACTGGTGACCTCAGGccacaaaaaggaaaaccaaaagggaaagagaaaaactgagagAAGAAATTGA